A single window of Rhodamnia argentea isolate NSW1041297 chromosome 5, ASM2092103v1, whole genome shotgun sequence DNA harbors:
- the LOC115742178 gene encoding uncharacterized protein LOC115742178 isoform X2, translating to MMNSMATAAATPSPSPSPPSQCVKFRAPHHPSAKFPRSSPPRSCRRHHVICCSRFVASDLKFVLHDALDSSGVDATLAREARKDFRSQIGNLSDIERETSISINRGVDLGKTALYIAAEDDSLVSHSSVPLPVEAFIQRLDDLSMGYCSHYNSRFKSSPETFLDSLDKYLYARKGFRRSNARSLLDFRSLYLHSVLTHRSGSAAMLSLIYSESLKMLRLWGLLNFDVEIFFPHDLEGLPRGYDKQKSKDSDQSHIMTSQALLVEILRDLKGAFWPFQHNRNESLFLRAAQAANCSDRSNASEESGFQLASTKAAQYRLDRGVWTSVRLGDMRRALAGGNGLCWQKTSYQTSLYAYQLNRCM from the exons ATGATGAACTCCATGGCAACAGCCGCCGCTaccccttctccttctccttctcctccctctCAATGCGTCAAATTCAGGGCGCCTCATCATCCCTCCGCGAAATTCCCGCGATCGTCGCCTCCCCGGTCTTGCCGTCGTCATCATGTGATCTGCTGTTCTCGGTTTGTGGCCAGCGACCTCAAGTTCGTGTTGCACGACGCTTTGGACTCGTCGGGCGTCGACGCTACTCTTGCCAGA GAGGCAAGGAAGGATTTCCGCTCGCAGATTGGAAACTTGTCtgatatagagagagaaaccagCATTAGCATTAACAGAGGTGTTGATTTGGGGAAAACTGCTCTCTATATAGCAGCGGAGGATGATTCCCTTGTTTCTCACTCTTCAGTACCTCTCCCTGTGGAGGCATTTATTCAAAGACTGGATGACCTCTCGATGGGATACTGCTCCCACTACAATTCTCGGTTCAAGTCATCACCAGAGACTTTTTTGGACAGTTTAGATAAGTATTTATATGCGAGGAAG GGATTTCGCAGAAGCAATGCCAGGAGTTTGCTAGATTTTCGATCTCTGTATCTCCATTCG GTTTTGACGCACCGCTCAGGGTCAGCTGCAATGCTTTCCCTTATCTATTCAGAAAGCTTGAAAATGCTGAGACTTTGGGGTCTTCTGAATTTTGATGTGGAGATATTCTTTCCACATGATCTTGAAGGTCTTCCAAGAGGCTATGATAAACAGAAAAGCAAAGATTCTGATCAATCACACATAATGACTTCGCAAGCCCTACTTGTGGAG ATTTTGAGAGATTTAAAGGGTGCTTTCTGGCCATTTCAACATAACCGTAACGAGAGTCTATTCCTAAGGGCTGCACAAGCTGCTAATTGTTCCGACAGATCCAACGCTAGTGAAGAAAG TGGCTTTCAGCTTGCATCTACCAAGGCTGCTCAATACAGATTGGATCGTGGAGTTTGGACTAGTGTTCGTCTTGGGGATATGAGGCGTGCATTAGCTG GAGGCAATGGCCTATGTTGGCAAAAGACAAGTTATCAGACTTCTCTATATGCATATCAACTTAACCGCTG CATGTGA
- the LOC115742178 gene encoding uncharacterized protein LOC115742178 isoform X1, with protein MMNSMATAAATPSPSPSPPSQCVKFRAPHHPSAKFPRSSPPRSCRRHHVICCSRFVASDLKFVLHDALDSSGVDATLAREARKDFRSQIGNLSDIERETSISINRGVDLGKTALYIAAEDDSLVSHSSVPLPVEAFIQRLDDLSMGYCSHYNSRFKSSPETFLDSLDKYLYARKGFRRSNARSLLDFRSLYLHSVLTHRSGSAAMLSLIYSESLKMLRLWGLLNFDVEIFFPHDLEGLPRGYDKQKSKDSDQSHIMTSQALLVEILRDLKGAFWPFQHNRNESLFLRAAQAANCSDRSNASEESGFQLASTKAAQYRLDRGVWTSVRLGDMRRALAACERLILLEFDPKELRDYSVLLYHCGLYEQSLEYLKLYKETKISSLKDIPSDPSSIMEDDAEEKLMVRLNLILMEDGWGSPTHARNFLSNNSEPW; from the exons ATGATGAACTCCATGGCAACAGCCGCCGCTaccccttctccttctccttctcctccctctCAATGCGTCAAATTCAGGGCGCCTCATCATCCCTCCGCGAAATTCCCGCGATCGTCGCCTCCCCGGTCTTGCCGTCGTCATCATGTGATCTGCTGTTCTCGGTTTGTGGCCAGCGACCTCAAGTTCGTGTTGCACGACGCTTTGGACTCGTCGGGCGTCGACGCTACTCTTGCCAGA GAGGCAAGGAAGGATTTCCGCTCGCAGATTGGAAACTTGTCtgatatagagagagaaaccagCATTAGCATTAACAGAGGTGTTGATTTGGGGAAAACTGCTCTCTATATAGCAGCGGAGGATGATTCCCTTGTTTCTCACTCTTCAGTACCTCTCCCTGTGGAGGCATTTATTCAAAGACTGGATGACCTCTCGATGGGATACTGCTCCCACTACAATTCTCGGTTCAAGTCATCACCAGAGACTTTTTTGGACAGTTTAGATAAGTATTTATATGCGAGGAAG GGATTTCGCAGAAGCAATGCCAGGAGTTTGCTAGATTTTCGATCTCTGTATCTCCATTCG GTTTTGACGCACCGCTCAGGGTCAGCTGCAATGCTTTCCCTTATCTATTCAGAAAGCTTGAAAATGCTGAGACTTTGGGGTCTTCTGAATTTTGATGTGGAGATATTCTTTCCACATGATCTTGAAGGTCTTCCAAGAGGCTATGATAAACAGAAAAGCAAAGATTCTGATCAATCACACATAATGACTTCGCAAGCCCTACTTGTGGAG ATTTTGAGAGATTTAAAGGGTGCTTTCTGGCCATTTCAACATAACCGTAACGAGAGTCTATTCCTAAGGGCTGCACAAGCTGCTAATTGTTCCGACAGATCCAACGCTAGTGAAGAAAG TGGCTTTCAGCTTGCATCTACCAAGGCTGCTCAATACAGATTGGATCGTGGAGTTTGGACTAGTGTTCGTCTTGGGGATATGAGGCGTGCATTAGCTG CATGTGAGCGTCTTATCCTTCTCGAGTTTGATCCGAAGGAACTAAGAGACTACAGCGTTCTTCTCTATCACTGTGGTCTATATGAGCAGTCTCTGGAATATCTCAAGTTGTACAAGGAGACAAAG ATTTCCTCTTTAAAAGATATACCAAGTGATCCTTCCAGCATCATGGAGGATGATGCTGAAGAGAAACTCATGGTACGCCTCAATCTCATATTGATGGAGGACGGCTGGGGAAGTCCGACACATGCTAGGAATTTTCTCAGTAACAATTCAGAACCATGGTGA